In the genome of Podarcis raffonei isolate rPodRaf1 chromosome 17, rPodRaf1.pri, whole genome shotgun sequence, one region contains:
- the LOC128405377 gene encoding prorelaxin H2-like, with the protein MRSVESRLRVDESEAEGLLSLYKARAAKVAAQRSSRQSFALDGASLQDSEPTEGRDKAAAKGRRGRAFAMRLRGLLPVLLLLTTTELTFRSSPAAGASASPQDGEYAVKLCGRELIRAVIFTCGGSRWRRVAERTTEQAPLDAARARAEFLQTSTDKGLDNVNLQSVLDPELEQLQSISQQAGKPSLKDFLNLYDYFNEYVPTSSEYNEYIRHLGDAAQERRSETGFANSISSYNFPLVKQPRIKRATPVGMAGLCCNWGCTKTEISRLC; encoded by the exons ATGAGAAGTGTGGAAAGTCGTCTGCGTGTGGATGAGTCAGAGGCGGAGGGTCTCCTCTCGCTCTATAAAGCGCGCGCGGCGAAGGTTGCGGCTCAGCGCTCCAGCCGCCAGTCCTTCGCGCTCGACGGCGCGTCTCTGCAGGACTCCGAGCCGACGGAAGGGCGGGACAAGGCGGCGGCCAAAGGCAGGCGAGGGCGCGCGTTCGCCATGAGGCTCCGCGGGCTGCTGccggttttgctgctgctgacgACGACCGAGCTGACCTTCCGGAGCTCCCCGGCGGCCGGAGCCTCGGCATCCCCCCAAGACGGCGAGTACGCCGTGAAGCTGTGCGGACGAGAGTTAATCCGCGCCGTCATCTTCACCTGCGGAGGGTCGCGCTGGAGGAGGGTCGCTGAGCGGACCACGGAGCAGGCACCACTAGACGCCGCCAGGGCGCGCGCTG AGTTTCTTCAAACTAGCACGGACAAAGGACTGGATAATGTTAACTTGCAGTCTGTCTTGGATCCTGAACTGGAGCAACTGCAAAGCATCAGTCAACAAGCTGGAAAGCCGTCGCTGAAAGACTTTTTAAATTtatatgattattttaatgaatatGTTCCTACTTCCAGTGAATACAATGAATACATCCGTCACTTGGGAGATGCAGCCCAAGAAAGGAGAAGCGAAACTGGGTTTGCCAATTCCATCAGCTCATATAACTTTCCTTTGGTCAAACAGCCTAGAATAAAGCGTGCAACCCCTGTGGGGATGGCCGGACTGTGCTGTAATTGGGGATGTACCAAAACTGAGATTAGTAGATTGTGTTAA